The DNA region atataaaaacttccaatttcatttattcatttctattattatttctattCATTTTCCTCTATCCATAATACGATTTTCAGGTTTATTGTTTATCAGAAGCTTGACTCAAAGATTAGAGACCCGATAATAAGGCTTTGGCATTTTACATGCGTCTATTCATCTCATAGAAATGCAAAGCGCAAAAATTATGAAGATATTCAGCTTTTACAAAGATGTGGCAGGTACATTTGATATCTTGCCGGCTTGCCCTTTGGTCTTTGTTTGAAACTCTTTGAAGTGTCTTTTGTCATCCTCGACCGCATTCATTCCACGGCTGTTAATGGTTTCGATTCACTTCTTAGTATGttttatctttataaaTGTACATAAGACACCACGGTATCTTTggtaataatatatatgtatgtatgCTGTTAGATGCATCCTAGTCACTATCACTGGAACCACTGGCATCGCTTTCACTGGAGTTTTGTTCGTAAACAATTTCGGCACCATTATCTTCTTTGACTTCTGATAATTCTAAATCTTTATGGCTTTCcttattttctgtttcgacttcttcatcaaaaacaattttcttatttgacACAACTGGTAAATTAGCCACTTGTGAACGAGCTGTAGATTTTTCACTTGAAGGGTTTTCCAGTAGAGTACCTTCAATAGAAACAAGTCTGCCGGTAGTAAAAACACTCCTTACAGTAAACTTTAACTTACCATCGATTCTTTCACCGTTACTATCGACCCAGTGTCCCATAGAATGAGATCTACCGGTTGTTGAAGCCCTAGTTTCATCTGCATCGGCTTCCTCGTTTTCCACATCTTCTGatgtttcttcattttgtaCAAAAGTCCAGTCAAatggaatattatttttcttaatgCTTGCATTGAAGACGTCATGAATTAATAAACCAATGTGAGAAGCTGACTGGATAAAGATAT from Kazachstania africana CBS 2517 chromosome 5, complete genome includes:
- the RPA43 gene encoding DNA-directed RNA polymerase I subunit RPA43 (similar to Saccharomyces cerevisiae RPA43 (YOR340C); ancestral locus Anc_7.52), producing MAPAKRTAEDLKVARFIKKHKKQVTNPVEDGVSSCIVRVPISLYVSLAPMYLQNPLQGIMKQHLNSMVMKYNNTVGGVILGYENLKMSNEDPLNEDGKEDEKLVKISNDTPFGFTWCQVDLFVWQPQVDDVLEGYIFIQSASHIGLLIHDVFNASIKKNNIPFDWTFVQNEETSEDVENEEADADETRASTTGRSHSMGHWVDSNGERIDGKLKFTVRSVFTTGRLVSIEGTLLENPSSEKSTARSQVANLPVVSNKKIVFDEEVETENKESHKDLELSEVKEDNGAEIVYEQNSSESDASGSSDSD